In Magnolia sinica isolate HGM2019 chromosome 16, MsV1, whole genome shotgun sequence, the genomic window CTCTAACTCATGAGGAATAGGTTGAGGCCCTTCCAACACCTCTACCTAGCTTGCCCTAATTCGCCTGTCTTCTGAATCTCGAAAACTTCTTAAATGGACTAGACCACAAGAAAACTTCTAATGGCGCTGATACACCGTCTGTGGAGTCCACCATCACATATGTGTGGAATCCACTCTATCTATTAACTTTGAAATTTTATGCAAGACCATAGTTGGAAGCATGATCAACATCTGCTTGTCATTttgaccacatcataagaaaataATTTGTATCAAATGGACACGGTTATAAGTTATCAAgtattgtgggccacacaaagatcATGTTAGCAATAATTAGCATCTTATCATATGAACAGTAggttgcaaaaaaaataaatgaattggATATAGGTTCCAATAGGCCCAATAACCAATCATGTCGATGTCACTTCCTCGGGATTAGATAGTATATAACTTTTTCTCCACTCAAAATCCATATAGTTGTCAATCCAAGGATGTGGATAATTTGTtccaaaaatattttcaaaacttgTCAATGACTAGTTTAAGAATATTTGAAACATCCCTTCCTTTTTGAGATTTTGACTATATTGCATGctagtacggtcaaaatccctAAGGATCATTCATTACGAGAGATACCAGGAGGCCATTGCTTCAGTTGGTCAACATTTACTTACATTAAGGATCATTCATTACAAAAGCCTTAACCCAAGGCCAATATTTTCACTCCCCTAATTTTTTCCACTtccctattttttttttctactagtGTTTCTCTTATGGGGGAGGGGGGACAACAAAGAGGTAAAATGGCAGTCCATTTGACAACTACAAAGGAAACTAAAAACAAGTATGAGCTGGGTATGGATACTCTTAAGGGCAATGTACAAGTATCACTCTCCCCACACGTgaaaatccaggccattcatcacgtGAACCCCACCATACTTGTTAGATGGCACAAAATCCAGGCCTATCTAATGTTGAAAATTGTAGTTTttggaaaagaaaaattaaaaaagaaaatctaaaatttcagaatttttgtttTGTCGCCAAAATGCCTTTtagaaaatttcaaataaaaatgtGGTGTGTGCTTTTGTCCTGCATcggaaatgaaaagagaaaaattgTAGTTTATATGTGGAGGTGTGTATAGTATTCTCACTTAGAGATTTGGAAATTAAGATTCTGGTGTTGCGTGTTCCAGTGTATAGCACACATACGCATGCACTCGGGCACGAGCAATGTGACTATAGTAGCCTCATCCACATCTCTCCTCATCCATCAAATCCTCCAATAACAACTCCATCATAGAATACTGTAAACACGTCTTTTGTTTAAGTCTGCCAGGAGATCTGTTGCGTTAAATTGTTCCTAAGTGGACCCTTCGTGATTGTTGCACACAGGATCCAGAGAGGCTTGTCTTATCTTGGAAGCAAtttgcctgtaacccatcaacagttgataagggggtgaatcacTCTTTAAGGACAATGTGTATTTTATGTGATTAAGCCTATTGAAACGAAAATAATtaaccttattttattttttagtatttCCAACACATTTTTCCAACATCCAATCATCAAATGGGGACCACGCGGATGTAGAATGTGAACCATTGCTCTGCATTTTTTTATCCATCCATACAAGATTATCAGACCAGCTTAGTTTCCATCCTACGTCATAGATGCAGTGGGGTTCACCTGATTGATCTTATAATGATCCAAAGTGGATCCAGACCACCTGGGTGGGTCAGATTTTAGGCCTGTCTATAATGATCCAATCACTTCACCCATAAGGGATGAATATGAATGAGAGATATGAGTTTTTTCCAAACATTTTCTTTGAATTCAAAAGCCGCatggtggatggaccatgccctgaAAGTCTTAAAGATAAAACGATCCTGGCTGTTCAGCCTGGGTTAAGATGGGAGCACCATCATTTTAAAAACTATTGGCTTGGGGAGTGAATTAAGTGTCACCTGGGTAACTGGATAACACCAACGTGGCGCAATTCCATTCGCTGCATACAACTGTTAGAGAAGTACCATGTATGTTCCGGCCGGATTCGCTGTGTATATACTTACCCGTGAAAGTTGGTAACATATTAGTGGGTGTTACACTCACcgtaggacccactttgatgatttgttgtatatccacgccgttcatccgtttctccCGCCCATTTTAGTAGGGTACAGAATTTATGCAGATCAAGGAAAAAGTGGCGATTGAGTACTTCActgttaaaattttcaaaaggccCGTTATAAagttttcgtaatgtttattttcaatccaacctcttgataatgtcaagaagatctggatgaaggtaaaataaaaagataagcaTGACGAAAAGTCTTGTAGCCCATAAAAAGTATTTAATTGTCATTCATCACTGCTATTGATATGGaacacctaatatttggattttcttaaggtttgggatccaggcctaaaatgagatggaaaaatagatggatggttttgatatataaaatatacatcaaagcGGCCTCTACTggattagggtaacacccactaagctgttactcgggcaacagctaatccactcccctcCATTGACAGCTTCTGGGATCCAACGAAATGTGCCACGTCAGGGTAACATCTGATCCGCTTCCGTAGGCTTGACTCTCGATCGTATACATGTGATTGTTGTACAAGAGTCCAGGCTGTCCAAATAGCCAACCTAATTGGTGGAGTATCCTAAGAGAGACGAGGATGATTGTAACCATCTGATCTTGACCACATAATTGTTAGCACTCcaaatgtggtgtggcccacaagaatcttCGAATGGCTTTATTTTCAGGGAACCCATTCTTCCTAGTGTGGAACATAAGATGAGTGAATTCGATGGCGAACACTCaatgctgtggaccccacacacaattTAAATGATTAGATTTGTGAGACATCCCATCTGATGAACTGTTCCCGGTGTGATAAGTTGCCTGAGTTTTAAATGagctgattattgaggcccagTCCGAACACAGGTTGGCGGACCTGATGGCCGGGGTGGATAATATCCATATGCAGTCCTCCAGCAAGGTAGCAGAttgagtactgagtaaactctgtgggcaaaactatgattcatgtatttaatccactccgtccatccattttacagataATTATAATTCTTGACCGTAAAagtaaagcatatccaaatctcatgtgaaacagtgtgaattgaacatctaccattgaaaaaatcatgggagccacaggagttttggatcaagatgatatttgtgatttcccctcATCCatttctgtgtgatcttatgaacatgttggatgacaaataaacatcacagtggaccctaggaaggtttcaaatgtggaaatcattattcccactgtttcctatggtgtggtccacttgagctttggatatgcttcaatttttgggttcaacccctaaaatgagatgaaaaaacagatggatggaatggataaacaacatacattcatggtggtcCCAACACTCAGTACCATAAAAGCCTACTGAGTTACCAAGTACACAGTCCGATTTCCTCCATCAATGCCAGCCAATAGTCATGCACCCACTAACGGGCAAGTGGTCATGCTAGCGTTTTCGctattttaaaccatccatttcataGACATCACTTCAATGGTTAATAGTGCTTTATCAGTGTGATTTTAAAGATGTTCCATTAATAAGTTGTAGATAACATGTTCAAATATGAATTGTCGTCTATGACCGTAAACTCTTCACACGTTGCAGTAACTTTTCTTCCAaccgaaaatctttttttttcctctttctttcattCAACGTAAGTTTGTAGCCAACGGATCAAAAAGATTAGGACTATACCATCAGATGGTTTTTTAGAAACAAATCCATCCACAGTAACGGTTATCTGATCAACTGTCCAAATCGCCAACACGTGGACTCCACTTGCACAGTTTCAATCGGATTGAAATTGTGATCATCTGACAGACGTGGATTTTGATAATGCGTGCATATTTTTTTTCCACATGCTCTAGAATAATCCGAAAattttgatggacggtgtagatctaacacatataGATCATTTTTAGCCCAGAGAAATTCCACACGGTGAATATTGGGTTGTGCGGTACGCAGTCCATTCtccatattaaaaataaataaataaataaaatttggccTTTTACAAACAGCCCTTATCGGTGATGACGTGGACGGCACTGAATTTTTCTGTGCCCTCAACACAGCCCATCCGCACCCTTGTAAACCACGACGAATGGAAAAGGCCGGCTACTTGACAGCTAAAGGAAAACGGAATTATCGATGCGTGCAATGGATATTGGTGAGATTCCGATACTAACAACAGTTGTGAATGTGAAAATCGAGGCTGTGCATCCGGTGATCCCTACCATACGTGTGAAAAGCACAAAATTTGAGCCGTCCAGTcatttggtgtgggccacatgcgtgTCAAATGTAGACCATTGCTCTGAATCTTTATAGCAATCCATTTCATCCACATGTGGGCGACCAGATGACTAGACCAACGTAATTTCCACCGTACGTAACAGACATGATGGGGTTGACTTGAATAATGACATCGATCTTTCGCACATGCGCCATGGTGCCGACCTTGGAGATGGCCATCAGCAAGATCCAATTGGCCCAAGTAGCCGTTTCACTCTCTATAAGTACGTGCTCAGCTTCTTGGTTCCCATGCAGAAGTCACATTCTTGATTGATGAAGGCTTCCATGGCCACTCCTTCCCACTCTCTCTTCCATGCATGGCTTCTTCTCttcttcaccgtccatcttgtgcCATCGGCACTAGCCGCTCGGTCCACTTATATTGTCCATATGGACAAATCAGCCATGCCCAAAGCATATGCCAATCACCACCATTGGTATTCGGCCACCATCAAATCTCTGAGTCCCGCTACTGCAGGGGATAATGAACTGAGGCTTGtctacgtatatgataatgccaTCCATGGTTTCAGCGCCGTCCTCTCTCCTGAGGAATTACAAGCTCTCAAGCAATCACCAGGCTTTGTATCTGCATACAAAGACTCGACAGTCACAATGGACACAACCCACACATACGAATTCCTCTCTCTCAATCCCTACGTCGGGCTATGGCCTGCATCTAATTACGGCAAAGATGTCATTGTTGGTGTGATCGACACTGGTGTTTGGCCAGAAAGCGATAGCTTCAACGATTTGGGTATGACCGAAATTCCAGCAAGGTGGAAGGGAGAATGCGAGCCAGGAGAAGCCTTCAATACTTCCATGTGCAACCGTAAGCTCATCGGCGCACGCTACTTCAACAAGGGCTTGGTGGCAAACCACCCTGGTCTAAACATCTCCATGAACTCAACGAGAGACACATATGggcatgggacccacacatcatCAACGGTTGCTGGGAACTACGTTCCAGGTGCATCGTATTTTGGTTATGCCAAGGGAACTGCAACTGGTGTTGCTCCTCGTGCTAGGGTGGCCATGTATAAGGTCCTCTGGGATGAAGGAGGCTACAAGTCGGACATCCTCGCAGGAATGGACCAAGCGATCGCGGACGGAGTGGACGTGATATCAATCTCGATGGGCATTAATGAGACCCCCATGTATGAAGATCCTGTCGCCATTGGGTCATTCGCAGCCATGGAGAAGGGTATACTAGTCTCATCTTCGGCAGGCAACGACGGGCCATTCCTTGAATCCCTACACAACGGAATTCCATGGCAATTGACTGTTGGCGCTGGCAGCATTGATAGGAAATTCGTTGGAACGTTGACTCTAGGCAATGGGTTGACCATCATTGGTCAAACTCTTTTTCCTGCCAATGCATGGGTAGTGGATATGCCATTAATCTACAACGAGACCTTCAATGCATGCAATTCGTCGTCATTGTTGTCACAAGCCGAAGGATCCATTGTCGTGTGCGAAAACAATGGTTCGGTCTTCGAACAAATGCGTGCGATTTCTCATTCAAACCTCACCGGAGCTATATTCATATCCGACGAAGATGACCTTGAATTCGCATCTTTTTCATTCCCAGGAATCATAATTAAATCGACCGACGGcaataaactaatatcatatgtGGAGAATGGCAATAATCCAACGGTATCATTGAAATTCCAACAGACCATTGTTGGGACGAAACCTGCGCCGTTCGTCGCCGAATATACTTCTAGAGGTCCTTCGTGGAGTTGTCCTAGTGTATTGAAACCGGATATCCTCGCCCCTGGTTCAAGAGTGTTGGCAGCTTGGATACCGAATGCACCAGTGGCACGTATTGGGTCCGGTTTGATCTTGTCGAGTGACTTCAACATCATCTCTGGGACATCCATGGCTTGCCCACATGCATCTGGAGTGGCTGCATTGTTGAAGGGGGCCCACCCTGATTGGAGCCCAGCTGCAATCCGATCGGCCATGATGACCACAGCAAATCCTTATGATAACACTCACAATCCTATCTTGGACAGTGGGAATGATTACAGACCAGCCACTCCGCTCGACATGGGGTCTGGCCACATTGACCCTAACAAAGCACTGGACCCTGGTCTTGTCTACGACGCGGATGCACAAGA contains:
- the LOC131228873 gene encoding subtilisin-like protease SBT3, which translates into the protein MATPSHSLFHAWLLLFFTVHLVPSALAARSTYIVHMDKSAMPKAYANHHHWYSATIKSLSPATAGDNELRLVYVYDNAIHGFSAVLSPEELQALKQSPGFVSAYKDSTVTMDTTHTYEFLSLNPYVGLWPASNYGKDVIVGVIDTGVWPESDSFNDLGMTEIPARWKGECEPGEAFNTSMCNRKLIGARYFNKGLVANHPGLNISMNSTRDTYGHGTHTSSTVAGNYVPGASYFGYAKGTATGVAPRARVAMYKVLWDEGGYKSDILAGMDQAIADGVDVISISMGINETPMYEDPVAIGSFAAMEKGILVSSSAGNDGPFLESLHNGIPWQLTVGAGSIDRKFVGTLTLGNGLTIIGQTLFPANAWVVDMPLIYNETFNACNSSSLLSQAEGSIVVCENNGSVFEQMRAISHSNLTGAIFISDEDDLEFASFSFPGIIIKSTDGNKLISYVENGNNPTVSLKFQQTIVGTKPAPFVAEYTSRGPSWSCPSVLKPDILAPGSRVLAAWIPNAPVARIGSGLILSSDFNIISGTSMACPHASGVAALLKGAHPDWSPAAIRSAMMTTANPYDNTHNPILDSGNDYRPATPLDMGSGHIDPNKALDPGLVYDADAQDYINLLCKMNYTDEQILTITRTSYQCSKPSSDLNYPSFIAWFGNVSSQIRHFQRTVTNVGDGASTYKAELTVQEKRFFVSVQPDTLVFRNKYEKLSFNLTVQNSPERGEVVSYGFLTWADDGKKHTVRSPIVVV